GGTTTTAGCGTAACAATCACCGGCTTACTGTAATCGAGTGGCAGAGTTGCATTAGTGCCATATACCGTTTTAAGTGTGAAGCTCGTTACTTCGCCGCTCGGAATTTCGAAGTTTTTAGTGAGATCTAAATAGTAGCTTTGTTCTTTGTCGGATGGATTACGCAATCCAAATACCGCTTTATCTTTATTCCATGAGGCCCAGCCATAAACGTCCAGCGCTGTAGGGTCACCGCCAATCCAATGGGTATCAACCAGCACATCGCTATTTTTCCGTGACCATTTAGCGGCGGTCGCCAACGTATCCCATTTGTTGTTATTTAACATGGATGGCGTGATGTAAAGTTCTTGTAGTTGGGTTCCCGTTGCAAAGTAGCTCCAGACCTGATCAGCAAAGTCATGGTCGGTCTGTACTTTTTCCAACCCAAAATAGGCATTTTCCGCGCTAACAATGCCGTGGTACATCAGCGAGTTTATCGGGAATAGCGGGCCTTTGCGCACGATGGAGCGGTAGGTTTCAGCATCACGGTAAGTCATCCATTGCTGAGCGGGGGAACCTTTGCCAAACAGGTTGATATCATCGCCCTGACGCCAGATAGCGTCCGCGTAGAACAGCCATGAGGGGCTGGCATCGGTGCCGGTGGTCAGGTTGATAAACAGATCTTTATTGGCCTCGCGCATGTTTTTAATCAGCTCGATGGAGGCGTCAAAATCAGAGGCGAACTGGCTGCCTGGGATATACGAATTGGCGTTACCCATACCGTCTAGCTTGAAGGAGGTGATATGTTCGTTTTTGATAAGCTTAATGATTTGCTCATTAAAATTACGGAAGTAATTGGGGCCGGAGAGCGCGAATTTCCCATCAACGGTTTCGAAGCCGTTTTCTTTGGCGTGTGAGACGCGAATATCGCGCGGTTTGTTATAGCCTCCCCAAGGTGACAGCCATAAACCTACCGAGGTATGTAAGCTGTCAGCTTTCTGTTTCACCCCCCCGAATCCCTTACTAAATGCTGGGCCAAACAGCCATTTACCGGTGCGGTCATCCCAGCCGTCATCCAGTAGAAAACCATCAAGTTTTACCCCGCGTTTTTTAATCAGTTCGTCGGCGTAGGTATCCATCCGGTTGAGCACTTCTTGTTCTGTGTAGGTGGTGAAGAAACCAATATCCATCCAGCTATTGTAGTGAAGGTAGGGCTGATATGGGCGCGCGCGCATGCTGTTGATAAATTGGTTGAAGCTGCGACGTAACTGGTTGTTTTCTTCAAAAGTGCCGAAATACAGGGTGAAGCTGACGGGCGTCTCCACTTTAATCGGTGTTTTTAACGCAACATTCAGATTGGTTGTCGTTTCATATGCATAGGTATTGACGATCGGTTTTTCCGGCAGAATAAAGAAGCTGTCAGCGATAATGGGAGAGCTATTAATTGCGCCGTCTACATAAGGTGCCTGGGATTGCCCTTTGGTTGGGAAGAAGGTGATTTTCGCAACATCCCGTGCCTGACCTTTGGCCTGAATCCGGTAGTCAATACTGGCGTATTGACCTTTTAGTACGTTGAGCACCACGGTGACATCAAAATCTTTATGTTCATAGTTGATATGAATTGCATCATCTTTTTGGCTGACATTTTTAATTTTAAAATCGGCCGCGTGAATAACCTCTTCGTTGGGCAGTGTTAGAAAGAACAATTCTACAGGCGCAAGTTTGCGGCCTGAAAGCTTATCTTTTATCACCACCGCTGAGTTTGCATCGTCAAAAGAGAGGGCGATTTTATTGTTATTCAGCAAGTATTCGGAGGCAAAGGCGGCATTGCTCATCAGCAATAATAATAACGAGCTCTTTATGATTGTTCTCATACGATATCCTTGTTATTTGAGGTCCAGAAAGGTTATTTACATTTTGAGTCGGTGCTTTGAGTCTGATAATTATTAAAATTCATGATGTTACCCGACGATAGCCGGGCAACATTTTGATGACACAAGATTTATAGCGAGGTTTCAGTTTCGGGGATTAACTTATTAGCTGATCCGCAGACGATGATTTTACTGCGCACAACGTCTTTCATGGCATCCATACCGACGCGCATGTAATAGCGCGGGTCGTTACCTTCTGGGTTATCACCAAACCATTTTTTTACCGCCGCCGCGAAGGCGATTTTCAACTCAGTTGCTACGTTTACTTTGCAAACACCCAGTTCAATGGCTCGTCTGACATAGTCATCAGGGACATCGCTCGCGCCGTGTAGAACCAATGGAATATCGACGGTTTCATGGATTTCTGCCAGGCGCTGGAAATCAATTTTGGGCTGTTTGGCGTACAGGCCGTGGGCTGTTCCGATAGCAACCGCGAGGCTATCGACACCGGTAAGTTCCACAAAGCGACGCGCTTCTTGCGGGTCAGTGAGAAAAGCGCTCTCCTCATCGACATCCATATCGTCTTCCACCCCTCCCAGACGCCCTAACTCAGCTTCAACACTACAATCGTGGCGATGACAAAAATCGACGACACTCTTCACCAGAGACACATTCTCAGCAAATGGGAAGTGGCTACCGTCAATCATCGCACTGCGTACACCGGCGTTGACCTTGCGGCTGATATCGTCTAGTGATTCGTGATGGTCGAGATGCAGCGCGAGCGGCATGCCATAACTTTCAGAGTAGGCTTCGCACAATGCGTAGATTTCTTCAAAAGCGATGTGCTTAAAGGTGCCGGGCGTACCCGCAAGGATCACCGGTGATTGCATCTCTTTGCAAACTTCTAGAATGGCCTGAATGGTTTCCGCGTTATGGATATTAAAAGCAGGTACGGCGTAGCGCCGAGCCTGCGCATCCTGCAAAAGATATTTGGTAGAAATAATGCTCATGTAGTGATCCTCTCAGCCTTTCCAGGGATGAATAACGACGCCTTTCACTACACGGTTTACCGTGCCGCTGGCGGAAGGGGTGTCGGGGGTGATACCTGCTTTGATAGATTCGCTGAGAGCGAAAATCTGTGTGTACATCAGGAAGCAGAACGCCTGTTCGACATCAATAAACTCTCGGGCTGCGGGTAACAAAATATGCGGACCTGCGCCGATTGCTGGGCTGGATTCGGCACAAATCGCTACGACGCGCATCGCTTGTTGGTCGCGGCGCAGCTCAGCCAGTAAGTCGAGGTCGTATTGGCGGGTATAAGGGTGGCTTGAAACAAACACCACAACCAGCGTTTCAGCGTTAACCAGTGATTTTGGTCCGTGGCGAAAGCCGGTGGGGGACTCATAAAACGCAGCCAATTTACCTGCCGTTAGCTCCAGCACTTTCAGTGCTGATTCGCGCGCCACACCTTGCAATCCGCCACTGCCGAGGTAAACAATCCGTTTAAAGGGCAGGTCACCAAATACGGCAGTGCTAAAGTCGCCCTGCGAAGCAACTATCTGCTTACAGCGCGTTGCTACATCCTGAAAGCTGGTGCTGTTGATGACATCGGGGGCGAAGACGGCCAAACAACTGGCCATCATGGTACTGATGCTACTGGTCATGGCGAAACCACGGTCATGGGTTTCAGTTGGCATTAACAGCGCCAGTGCGTTATCACTTTTCAACGCATTGTGATACAAGCTGCCGGCTTCATTGCAGGTGATGACCAGATGGTGGCACTGGCTGACGAGTTGGTTGGCTAAGTCTACTGCGGCGACGCTTTCAGGGCTGTTACCAGAGCGTGCAAAGGAGATGAGCAGTGTCGGGCGTTGGGGAGATAAATAGTCAGCAGGATTAGTAACGAGGTCTGTTGTGGGCACTGCGACAAAATTTCTCCCGCTATGGCGCGACAGCCACGGCGCAATAATATCGCCGATAAATGCTGAGGTACCGGCACCTGTCAGGACAATCTGTAGGTCAGATGTTTGTAGGAGCGGCGCAAGGAAAGTGTCGATATCGCTACGTTGACGTTCAATGTTTTTTAACGATCGGATCCAGCTTGCTGGTTGCTGGCGGATCTCTTTTTCAGTCCAGGTTGATGTGCCGCAAGTATCGGCAGATTGGGTTTCGCTCATAACTCAGTCCTTAGTAGTGCATATTCAATGGGTCAGTACAAAGTAGAACATGACAATCTTTCGTTTCATTTCATTTCATCAATTTTATGTCTAAGTGAAAATCTATAGAAAAGAAAACGAAAGGTCAATATAAGAAAAGTAATAAAACGAAAAACGTGATCTGAAAGTGGGTTACTGGTTGTTACTATTTTGATTTATATGAATATATTATATTTATTTAATAAATGGTTTAGAGTCAGAAGAAAGGAAAAGAAAGGTTTGTGGCAGAATTAGCCACAAACCAAAGTGATATGTAATGAAAGGTCTACAGGGCGATTCGCTGTCCATCAATCCAAATGGTTTGTAGCATGAGCCGTGAATCCAGCGCGATAATGTTGGCTCGTTTACCTGCCGCCAGAGAGCCGTATGTGTGGTCAAGCCCCAGCATTTTGGCCGGGTGCAGCGAGGCCATATGAATCGCATCCGCAGCAGGTACACCCACGTTATTGACCAGATTTCGCACCGCTGCATCCAACGAAAGTGTACTTCCGGCCAGCCCGCCAGAGGCAGTACGGACAATACCCTGTTGCATTGTTACTGGATGACCGCAAATCGCATAGTCGCCATCAGGCATTCCAGCCGCGCTCATCGCATCGGTTATCAGCAATATTCGAGGCTTGGCGCAGGTACAACAAAGGCTCATTACTGCGGGGTGAACATGGTGGCCATCTGCTATCAACTCAAGCCATGCTCGCTTATCGGTGAGCCCTGCGCCAACCATGCCGGGATTACGATGATGGAGACCTGTCATACCGTTAAAGCAATGCACCAGTCCATCGGCTCCCACATCAAACGCACGAATAGTTTCTTCATAGTTCGCCGCGCTGTGGCCGAGCATGACCTTTATCCCCTGGCTTTTTAGATGCTTAATTGCCGCCAGCGCACCCGATTTCTCTGGTGCCAATGCCACAACACGTAATGTGTTTTGTGACACGTCAATCAACCTATTTAGCTCGGTAATGTCCAGCTCACGGAACAGCTCCGGTGGATGTGCCCCTTTGTTCTGCGGGGTGAAGTAAGGGCCTTCAAGATAGCTACCCAACACCGTCGCACCTTGTCCACCTTGATGGTAGCGCTGCGCAATACGCCGCAGTGCACACTCTATTTCCCCAAGGGGCGCGGTGACGGTGGTCGGCAACCAGCCGCCAACCCCTTCGCGTGCTTTATACAATGCGAGCTGATCCAGTACCTCTGGCGAGTCATCCATGACATCGACACCATCACCGCCGTGGACATGAATATCGATATAGGCTGGGCACAGTAGTTCAACGTCGCGCAGCGCAACCCCTGTGGGGATTGGCTCGATGGCAACGATGGTGTTGCCATCTATGCGTAACTGATGATCGTCGAGCCAGCCTTGCTCGGTCAGCACCCGCCTGGCTCGCAACAGTACTGTCATATTCCTTCCTCGACAGGCGCGGCTTCGCGATAACGGCCCATTTCGTCCACCAGACTGGTCAACCCTCGGTGACCACACTCTAGCGCCTGAAGGCGGAACTCTTTACTACTGAGGCCATCGCGCTCCAGCACCATCTCCAGCAAAAGCTGTAAATTTACCCCAGTGATCACTTCACGTTCTGCTTTCTGCATTGCCAGCGTCGAGGCAACGCGGAAGGGAGTACCTCCGAGCAAATCCGTCAAAAAAATTAGCCCTTCTTTTTCATCCAGATTAGCTAATGCCTCTTCAAACTGAGCGGTAAGCAGCGCGGTGGAGGAGCTTTCAGGAAAATCGATGGCTATCACTTGCTGTTGTTCGCCAAGTATTTGTTTCATCGCTTTTTCCAGCCCGGTGGCAAACCCACCGTGACCGCTAAGAATAATGCTTAACATGGCGTTTCCTCTTGCTTATAAAAAGTGACCAAACTTTCCGACAACGCCTAATACCACGGTCAGCCCGATGAGTCGCAGAGGGCTCCAGCCACGGCGCACTAGCCAGTACATCGTGAGGGTGTATACCAGTGGGAGGAAGGCTGGCATCAGTTTGTCGATAACATCGGTTTGCAGCTTAACCACGGCATCGCCTGCGGTGATTTCAAGCGTGGTGGACAAACGAACGTAGGTGGCGACAAGTGCACCGATCACCGTCATCCCAACGATAGAAGCCGCTCGCCCCACTTTAAGGGTATTGGCTTTGATAAGCGGGATAGCCGCGACACCCATGCGATAGGCATAGTGAGCAAGCCCGAAACGAAGCCCAAGATGGACGACATTAAACATCACGAGAAACACGATCGCGCCGAGGATCGAACCTTGCAGGGCTAAACTGGCTCCAATACCGCCACAGATGGGGAGCAAGGTCAGCCAGAACATCGCATCACCAATTCCCCCCAGTGGCGCACCAACGGCGATTTTCGTACTTTGAATACTGTTCACATCCTGCTTTGAACGTTCCATCGCCAGGATGATGCCGATGACAAACGTCACCAGGAAAGGATGGGTGTTGAAGAACCCCATATGGCCTTTCATCGCCCGCGCCAGATCATTTTTATTGGTGTGGATCTTTTTCAGTGCAGGCAATATGCCATACAGCCAGCCGGAAGCTTGCATACGCTCATAGTTAAATGAGGCTTGCAGCAACATGGAACGCCATGCCACGCGGTTGATATCTTTCTTTGTCAGTTCCGCACCGATACTTTGGTCTTCATAGATATTGTCGTTGCTATCAATGACCGCCTTTTCAGTGGCGTTAGCGCTTGGCAGAACCTGAGTATTAGATGCCATCTTCAAATTCCTCTTTCTGAGTGCTGGAAGTCTGCTGTGGAGTTGAGTCTTTACGCATGAAATCGATTAACGCCATTGCCAAGGCTGCGGCGGCAATCGCCAGTACCGGCAGTTTCAGCCAGGCCGCAGCAACAAAGCCAAGAATGAAGTAAGGGATATAAACGTTTTTCATCATTATTTTCAGCAATACGGCAAAGCCGATTGCAGGCATGATGCCACCTGCCACACCAAGGCCGTCTATCAGGCGGGCTGGCAAGACATCAATGACCGTCTTCGCATGCTCAGCACCAAAATAGATGGGCAAGAATGCGCACAGAAAATAGAACGTACCCAGAGCCAGCAAGGCCAGATAGTTAACGCGTTCAATGCCGTCGGTATCCGCATTTGCCGCCATCCGGTCACAGCGCGCCATCACACCAGACATGATAGAGAACAAGAAGGTGATGCCCATTTGCACCGCCACGGCGAACGGCACTGCAACTCCAACCGCGACCTCCGGTTTTACACCGGCAGTAATAGCAAAGGCTGTGCCGACAATAGTACCGATAATCACATTCGGCGGTTGGGCACCGGCCAGTGGAGCAAGCCCCATCCAGACCAGTTCCAGAGTACCACCGGTGAGTATCCCCATATGAAGGTCGCCAAGGATCAGGCCAACCAGCGGCCCCAGGACCACCGGGCGGTGCATATGTGTCAGGCCGTTGAACATATCCAAGCCAGCAATAAAGGCCAGAATCCCCAACGCGGATGCCTGTAATAAGCTAATTTCCATAGAAAATACCTCAGAGGAGTTTGTAGAGATCCTGAGCGGGCTCGGTCGGCACGCCCTGAATAAAACATTCCACCCCTGCTTTTCTCAGGCCATAGAAAGCGGCAATATCCTGATCATCGACAGAGACGGTTTTCGCTATTTGTTGTTTACCTTCGGCATAATGCATGTTGCCGACATTGATTCGGGTCACGGGTACGTCACCGTTGACCAGTGTTAGAAAGTCTTCGGGATTTTTGCAGACCAGTAAAATTTTCTGCCGATCGGTTGCACGATGAATATTGTCGATCACTTTTTGCAGTGGCCAGAAGCGCACGGCAATTCCTTCTGCCAGAACCATTTCCATCAGGTTTTGTTGAACCTGATCTTCGGCAACTTCATCATTGGCAACCAACACCAGATTTGCGCCGGCAAAACCAACCCATTGAACGCCAACCTGGCCGTGAATCAGGCGCTCATCAATACGACTTAATACAATGTTTGGCATGTTTTCTTCCTTATTATCATTGTGTTAATGGGATGGCGATGTTCCCATGCAGGCGGCATGGTACTGGCGCAATACATCCTGAATATGGTCAATAATCAGTTCGTGCGGTGTTGCCGCAAGCTGGCCTTCACGGACCTTAACGTATTGAAGTGGCAGATACTGGCTGATCAACGGCAAGGGCAGCGGTTTATCCGTTAAATTATTTACTAACCGAGCATAAGCCTCGTCAATGTGGTGATCAGGCCAGTAGTAACGAACGCGATCAGAATAGCTGTAGCCGCGCGCCAGACGACGTTCATCGTTATTACCGTGGTAATGCTGTTTCCAGTGCTCCGGGTGTTCCTGCATGACGCTTTCCAGTACATCTCGTAGCCCCGAACATTGGTATGCGGGGCGTAGTTCCTGCTCGATAGCGGCCAGTGAAAATAGCGCTTCACGCAGCGCGAAAGTAAGTGCCGGACCGACTTTCAAAATGGCAAAGTGGTGCTGAACTAGCTGTTGTAGGGCGAACGGAGTTTGGTAATCAGTGGAGTGAGCTTCAAAGACCATCGTGTCAAACTCTTCGATAGTCCGACTCAGAGCAAGAGATTTCTCAGGTTGATAATCAATAACATGAGTATGATCGAATTCTACACCGGGTTGGACGACTAGCCCGATAATGCGTGGCCACAGATCGTGCAGACCTTGTTGTTCAAAAGCATGACGATGAGCCTCGAGCGTTGCTTTTGCCGCCTGGGGGGAGGTGACCACCAGCGTTGACAGCGTTTCATGTGCTCCTCCTGGAACAGGGACTTCCGTTCCAATAACATAAACCAGATCAGACGAACCTTGTTTTTCTTTGCGGGTCTGTTCTGCAATTAAGGCAAGCCTTGCTGCTCTCCCGGCGACGATTTCGTCTGTTAATGGCTCGGGGTCATCTGCACAAGACATACTGCAATCAAGGTGAATTTTCTTAAAGCCAGCTGCGACATAATGGCGAATAAGTTCTTCTGCATGAGACATGGCCTCTGCGGCAGGGGCGTTTTGCCAGCGATTTGGCCCCAGATGATCGCCCCCTAACACCAACTGATTACGAGGGAAGTGATGTTTATCCGCCATTTGCTCAACAAAACCACGGAAATCATCTGGGGTCATACCGGTATAGCCGCCATACTGATCCACCTGATTGGAGGTGGCTTCTATTAATAAGATGGATTGCGCGTCTCGGGCGTGGCGCATTGCTGCTTCCAGAACCAATGGGTGAGCAGAACAGACGGCAAAAATGCCACATCGCTTATCGTGCTTATGGTCGGCCACAAACTCGGTTAAATGTTTCACTTTCCTCTCCGTATGGGGTTTTGATTACTTGTTACTTTCGGTTTGTTTCATTGATACTGCTTTATGGGTTGATAAAAACAAAACGAAAGATAACGGAAATGAGATCTGTTTCGCAAAAGAAACATAATGAAAGGCTTTTTTATCGGGTGGTTGCACGGTTTGGCGTAATGTAAAGACTTGCTTTCCGGCAAAAGAAAGGCGTTAATAGATGAAGTGAAATGAAACGAAAGGCTTTTGGGAAGGATCTGATATGAGCAATACCGATTCAGTAATGGACAAGCGTATAACGGGCACCAGTGAAAGGCGTGAGCAGATCATTCAGCGGCTTCGTCAGCAAGGAAGTGTTCAGGTTAATGATTTATCGTCATTCTTTGGTGTTTCTACAGTGACTATCCGCAACGATTTGGCCTTTCTGGAAAAGCAGGGGATTGCTGTACGTGCATATGGCGGTGCGCTGGTGTGTGATGCTGGCACACCTGGCGTTGAACCCACGGTAGAAGATAAAAGCTCCCTTAATATTTCTTTAAAGCGTGATATTGCTCGCGTTGCTGCAAATCTGATTAAACCTGGGCACCGTGTGATTCTGGACTCGGGCACGACCACTAATGAAATAGCGCGTCATATGCGTAATCATAAGGAGGTCATTGCTATGACAAACGGCATGAATGTGGCGAACGCGCTACTTGAGGCTGAAGGGGTGGAATTGCTGATGACAGGAGGGCACTTACGCCGCCAGTCCCTTTCCTTCTATGGGGATCAGGCTGACCAGTCCTTGCAAAATTATCATTTCGATATACTTTTTCTCGGTGTAGACGCCATCAGTCTTGAGCGTGGTGTGAGCACGCATAATGAAGACGAAGCGCGCCTAAATCGCCGGATGTGTGAAGTCGCGGAACGCATCATTGTGGTCACTGATTCCAGTAAATTTAACCGCTCCAGCCTGCATAAAATAATTGATACCCAGCGCATACATATGGTTATCACTGATAAAGGTATTCCAGAGGAAAGTTTGAATGGATTACGCAAAGGTGGGATTGAAGTGATCCTTGTTGGGGAGTAAAAACCGTTTCTTGGCCGCCGGTTAGCCTACCTCTATTAAAGTAAAGCCCCAGCCAAGAGGCCAGGACTTTGTCAGTAATCTAAGGGGAAGCGTGCCGTTCGGGCCGCAAACGGCGTGAAACGCCGGAGTGCCCGTTGGTACGCTCAACCTTTGGTTCTTCTCGCGACTATGCCCCAGCAGGAACGGCATGGGCGGTGTTTTTCAGCACCGGGCCGGTATATTTTTCAATTTCAAGCTGCGCCATTTGCCCACAATTACCTTGCGCCAGACTGGAAGAACCAATATCGAAAGTCAGGCAGTTGATATTGCCGTTCTTACAAAGGGAACCCGGCACTGCTGGGTCCGCCGGGTCAAACCATGCCCCTTCGCTGATACGCACCACCCCTGGACGCACATCTTCAGATACCACTGCACCTACTAATATTTGCCCGCGATCATTAAACGCACGGACTAAATCGCCATTTACAATGTTACGCCCTTTGGCATCCTGTGGGCTTATCAGTATCGCTTCCCGATCGGCCACGGCGTATTTTTCACGCAGTGGCGTGTTATCTA
The sequence above is drawn from the Yersinia intermedia genome and encodes:
- the kbaZ gene encoding tagatose-bisphosphate aldolase subunit KbaZ — translated: MKHLTEFVADHKHDKRCGIFAVCSAHPLVLEAAMRHARDAQSILLIEATSNQVDQYGGYTGMTPDDFRGFVEQMADKHHFPRNQLVLGGDHLGPNRWQNAPAAEAMSHAEELIRHYVAAGFKKIHLDCSMSCADDPEPLTDEIVAGRAARLALIAEQTRKEKQGSSDLVYVIGTEVPVPGGAHETLSTLVVTSPQAAKATLEAHRHAFEQQGLHDLWPRIIGLVVQPGVEFDHTHVIDYQPEKSLALSRTIEEFDTMVFEAHSTDYQTPFALQQLVQHHFAILKVGPALTFALREALFSLAAIEQELRPAYQCSGLRDVLESVMQEHPEHWKQHYHGNNDERRLARGYSYSDRVRYYWPDHHIDEAYARLVNNLTDKPLPLPLISQYLPLQYVKVREGQLAATPHELIIDHIQDVLRQYHAACMGTSPSH
- the agaW gene encoding PTS N-acetylgalactosamine transporter subunit IIC, with translation MEISLLQASALGILAFIAGLDMFNGLTHMHRPVVLGPLVGLILGDLHMGILTGGTLELVWMGLAPLAGAQPPNVIIGTIVGTAFAITAGVKPEVAVGVAVPFAVAVQMGITFLFSIMSGVMARCDRMAANADTDGIERVNYLALLALGTFYFLCAFLPIYFGAEHAKTVIDVLPARLIDGLGVAGGIMPAIGFAVLLKIMMKNVYIPYFILGFVAAAWLKLPVLAIAAAALAMALIDFMRKDSTPQQTSSTQKEEFEDGI
- the agaF gene encoding PTS galactosamine/N-acetylgalactosamine transporter subunit IIA, yielding MLSIILSGHGGFATGLEKAMKQILGEQQQVIAIDFPESSSTALLTAQFEEALANLDEKEGLIFLTDLLGGTPFRVASTLAMQKAEREVITGVNLQLLLEMVLERDGLSSKEFRLQALECGHRGLTSLVDEMGRYREAAPVEEGI
- a CDS encoding DeoR family transcriptional regulator produces the protein MSNTDSVMDKRITGTSERREQIIQRLRQQGSVQVNDLSSFFGVSTVTIRNDLAFLEKQGIAVRAYGGALVCDAGTPGVEPTVEDKSSLNISLKRDIARVAANLIKPGHRVILDSGTTTNEIARHMRNHKEVIAMTNGMNVANALLEAEGVELLMTGGHLRRQSLSFYGDQADQSLQNYHFDILFLGVDAISLERGVSTHNEDEARLNRRMCEVAERIIVVTDSSKFNRSSLHKIIDTQRIHMVITDKGIPEESLNGLRKGGIEVILVGE
- a CDS encoding SIS domain-containing protein, whose translation is MSETQSADTCGTSTWTEKEIRQQPASWIRSLKNIERQRSDIDTFLAPLLQTSDLQIVLTGAGTSAFIGDIIAPWLSRHSGRNFVAVPTTDLVTNPADYLSPQRPTLLISFARSGNSPESVAAVDLANQLVSQCHHLVITCNEAGSLYHNALKSDNALALLMPTETHDRGFAMTSSISTMMASCLAVFAPDVINSTSFQDVATRCKQIVASQGDFSTAVFGDLPFKRIVYLGSGGLQGVARESALKVLELTAGKLAAFYESPTGFRHGPKSLVNAETLVVVFVSSHPYTRQYDLDLLAELRRDQQAMRVVAICAESSPAIGAGPHILLPAAREFIDVEQAFCFLMYTQIFALSESIKAGITPDTPSASGTVNRVVKGVVIHPWKG
- a CDS encoding enterotoxin, which produces MRTIIKSSLLLLLMSNAAFASEYLLNNNKIALSFDDANSAVVIKDKLSGRKLAPVELFFLTLPNEEVIHAADFKIKNVSQKDDAIHINYEHKDFDVTVVLNVLKGQYASIDYRIQAKGQARDVAKITFFPTKGQSQAPYVDGAINSSPIIADSFFILPEKPIVNTYAYETTTNLNVALKTPIKVETPVSFTLYFGTFEENNQLRRSFNQFINSMRARPYQPYLHYNSWMDIGFFTTYTEQEVLNRMDTYADELIKKRGVKLDGFLLDDGWDDRTGKWLFGPAFSKGFGGVKQKADSLHTSVGLWLSPWGGYNKPRDIRVSHAKENGFETVDGKFALSGPNYFRNFNEQIIKLIKNEHITSFKLDGMGNANSYIPGSQFASDFDASIELIKNMREANKDLFINLTTGTDASPSWLFYADAIWRQGDDINLFGKGSPAQQWMTYRDAETYRSIVRKGPLFPINSLMYHGIVSAENAYFGLEKVQTDHDFADQVWSYFATGTQLQELYITPSMLNNNKWDTLATAAKWSRKNSDVLVDTHWIGGDPTALDVYGWASWNKDKAVFGLRNPSDKEQSYYLDLTKNFEIPSGEVTSFTLKTVYGTNATLPLDYSKPVIVTLKPLETLVIEATPMTNKK
- the nagA gene encoding N-acetylglucosamine-6-phosphate deacetylase encodes the protein MTVLLRARRVLTEQGWLDDHQLRIDGNTIVAIEPIPTGVALRDVELLCPAYIDIHVHGGDGVDVMDDSPEVLDQLALYKAREGVGGWLPTTVTAPLGEIECALRRIAQRYHQGGQGATVLGSYLEGPYFTPQNKGAHPPELFRELDITELNRLIDVSQNTLRVVALAPEKSGALAAIKHLKSQGIKVMLGHSAANYEETIRAFDVGADGLVHCFNGMTGLHHRNPGMVGAGLTDKRAWLELIADGHHVHPAVMSLCCTCAKPRILLITDAMSAAGMPDGDYAICGHPVTMQQGIVRTASGGLAGSTLSLDAAVRNLVNNVGVPAADAIHMASLHPAKMLGLDHTYGSLAAGKRANIIALDSRLMLQTIWIDGQRIAL
- the agaE gene encoding PTS N-acetylgalactosamine transporter subunit IID, translating into MASNTQVLPSANATEKAVIDSNDNIYEDQSIGAELTKKDINRVAWRSMLLQASFNYERMQASGWLYGILPALKKIHTNKNDLARAMKGHMGFFNTHPFLVTFVIGIILAMERSKQDVNSIQSTKIAVGAPLGGIGDAMFWLTLLPICGGIGASLALQGSILGAIVFLVMFNVVHLGLRFGLAHYAYRMGVAAIPLIKANTLKVGRAASIVGMTVIGALVATYVRLSTTLEITAGDAVVKLQTDVIDKLMPAFLPLVYTLTMYWLVRRGWSPLRLIGLTVVLGVVGKFGHFL
- the agaV gene encoding PTS N-acetylgalactosamine transporter subunit IIB, whose translation is MPNIVLSRIDERLIHGQVGVQWVGFAGANLVLVANDEVAEDQVQQNLMEMVLAEGIAVRFWPLQKVIDNIHRATDRQKILLVCKNPEDFLTLVNGDVPVTRINVGNMHYAEGKQQIAKTVSVDDQDIAAFYGLRKAGVECFIQGVPTEPAQDLYKLL
- the kbaY gene encoding tagatose-bisphosphate aldolase subunit KbaY, which translates into the protein MSIISTKYLLQDAQARRYAVPAFNIHNAETIQAILEVCKEMQSPVILAGTPGTFKHIAFEEIYALCEAYSESYGMPLALHLDHHESLDDISRKVNAGVRSAMIDGSHFPFAENVSLVKSVVDFCHRHDCSVEAELGRLGGVEDDMDVDEESAFLTDPQEARRFVELTGVDSLAVAIGTAHGLYAKQPKIDFQRLAEIHETVDIPLVLHGASDVPDDYVRRAIELGVCKVNVATELKIAFAAAVKKWFGDNPEGNDPRYYMRVGMDAMKDVVRSKIIVCGSANKLIPETETSL